The following proteins are co-located in the Cumulibacter manganitolerans genome:
- a CDS encoding ferredoxin yields the protein MRISCNYGVCTGNGLCEEAAPDYFEIQDNGDLLILREDVATDDVPEVERAVAGCPTQALTLDDET from the coding sequence ATGAGGATTTCCTGCAACTACGGCGTCTGCACCGGGAACGGCCTGTGCGAGGAGGCCGCGCCGGACTACTTCGAGATCCAGGACAACGGCGATCTGCTGATCCTCCGCGAGGACGTCGCGACCGACGACGTTCCGGAGGTCGAGCGCGCGGTGGCCGGCTGCCCCACCCAGGCGCTCACCCTCGACGACGAGACCTAG